The genomic segment TTGCCAGGAGGGCTTCTCATTCTCCACCTACCATCATAGTACTTCTTCAGAAGGCACTCCCCTTGATCCGGGGCACGACAGGCGGTCCTCTGACCTAAACAGCTCCCATCAGGTTTGACATAAGCACACTTCTGACAATATAAAGCTGAAAAGTCAAAAGGAGAATAATGAAACTCTTTCTGGGCTCACTTTTGCTGCTGGTCAGGAGACAGTGCCTGCCACCTGGCCCACACGTGGCATGAACAATGGCTGGGTCCCCATACACATTGTCATAGATTATTGAGCTAAAAGCTTGGTTTGATTTCTCTGGCATTGGCTTAAATCAGTGGAGCCTCTCCTGCATCTTCAGGGGGCATGTGCCAAGAACCTTTGTGCAGAGGAGTCACGTGTGCCTCTGGGGCAAGGCCTGCGCCCAAGCGAAGACAGAATATCTATACTCGCaggtactcaaaaaaaaaaaaaaaaaaaaaaaaaaaattcctcaggcTTCCTGAAATGGATTGCATTGCTGGAGAGAAAAATCATGATCTACATGCACTTCCCCCAGGCCTAATATCCTGTGACCTGAGGACCCTGCTCTCAGTCCTTTCACAACAACTTTCATCACCTGTCCTCACCACTCACAAAGAACCTTCCTAGATGCCTTTCAACTCAAATTCAGGGCTTTCAGAAAGAAAGCTTGAGGAATTTGGGAGTGTTATGAATTAGAACTATGTGAGGAACTTTTTAATTTTGAGGTGCCAGTAGGTGTAACCGGGGGAATTTCAGGACTAAAATGAAGCACTCCATTCTGAAATTAAAATGAAGGTTTTACTTCTACACTCCTGATAACCATTAGGCTTCTGTTCAAGTTTGCTATTTGGAAAACAAAGCTCAGTTGTACTTGTTATTTTAGAGAGTTCTTAATGCTGACCTTAGAAAAAGCTTCATTGAGTTGTTAATTAGAGCCTATAGATAAACATGTTTTAACCACCTCAAAGTAAATTCCTCAGAAAACACATAGGCATTATCACTTTTTCTCTCAGCTAAGTAAGCAGAGTTTATTTATGTTCTCCTAACTAATGGTGGaaattctggtggcgtagtggttaagtgctgtggctgctaaccaaagggtcagcggtttgaatccgccaggcgctccttggaaactctatggggcagttctactctgttctatagggttgctatgagtcggaaacaactcgagggcactggatttgtttttttttaactaatggtaggagccctggtggcatagtggttaagacctaggctgctaaccaaaaggttggcagttcaaatccaccagctgtgccttggaaacacgctggggcagttctactctgtcctacagatttactatgagttggaatcaactcagtggcacctaacaacaacacaacaactaaTGGCCAGTTCTGTATCTAAAGATTCCAGTTAAGTTGCCCAGCTGCGAATATATCACTAAACTTCCACATCGCttaactttcatgtcaaaattgtttatacttttcattttagAAGTATTGCTCTAATTAAATTGTATCAGGTATGAGAGATTTGTGTTACACTAGAAACTGATTTAGAGAAAGCTTTTCAGTTAATTGCGACCCTTGTAAAGTCTCACCTTTCCTACCATTGCTTTGATATGAAACTGTTATCTGCACTCACTCTACTTGCTAAATTTCTTTGTTTTGCCTGTAAGGCAGAGCATAGTTACAGCCAAACTGAATGCATACTCTCCCAAGGTTCATTGATTCAataaactttatttctttttaatatcaAATTGGAGTGTTGGTCCAGTGACTTTACCAGGATAGTACTTGCGTGGGAAGTAGGTTGAGCCTGAAGTAAAATagaggagaaaggaggaagaaatgaagagcagCAATTtgggccaaaagcaaaggagGAAGCAAAGGAGAGTGGAGGCTTAGGAGGAGGTAAACAAGTGCCGGTGGGTTGGAGGCTGTGGACGTCATCTCTATGGGGAAAGTCAGGACTATCCTTGCACCTTACTCCTCACTTCCCCATGGACTAATAATCCACAGCCGCCTGTGTGGGTTCTGCTTGCCTAGACCTAGCCACCGCTATCCTTCCAGACATCCCCAAAGCTTACCTTGCAGGAAGCCCAACAGCAAGGAAAGGTTCAGCAGTAGCAGCAGGAGATGCTTACCCATCTTAGAACACAACACCAAGGTGGAGCAGAAGGCAGAACAGAGCCAGCAGGTGCTTCACATACTCAGAGTGTCTATTTTATAACCCTAGGCTAGAGGGATAGCCAATGATAGTGCAGGTAGAGGGTGTATTTCTCTTGCTAGAAGGGAGCCATGGCTCTGGCTCCTCCCATCATCCTTGGCTCTGCTCTTCTCCACACTCAGCCAAAGGAGCCGTGTTCTTTCTGTCTCATTTTAATTAGCTTTAGGAAAAAtcttgtctacttttttttttttactttactcaGCCAAAGGATTTGTGAAACTCAGGTGAGTTGCTGACCCTGGATCACACTGGCCTCAACAGTTCACACTTCACAGGACTATTTTTGCCAAAATACGGTGGGAATAAAGATATCTGAAGTTTGAAATAAAGTTAATATCAGAGAAATGGATATGTACTTTGACTGTTTCTAAATACAGCCCTGAGCACAAAATAGGAGTATGGGGGTTACCTTCCAGATTGCATTCCAGACTAGatgttgttgtgagctgctgtccagtcaacgtAGGACCCATGTGTTGTAACAGAGCACAactactccacaaggttttcttgtttataatgcttaaggaagtagatcatcaggcctcttGCTCTATGGTGCTGCTGGATGGTTTGGAACTGTCAACTTGTTTAGCAGCAGATACAAAACACTTGTGTAACTCAAGCTCCTTCCGTACTAGActcaatttaatccataacaataatGTTGGTCGTAAGTATTTACACAGGTGCTGCAAGAATGCTAATTTATcacatccaaaaaaccaaaccaaacccagtgctgtcgagtcgattccgactcatagcgaccctataggacagagtagaactgccccatagagtttccaaggagtgcctggaggattcgaactgccgacgctttggtcagcagccatagctcttaaccactacgccaccagggtttccatttatcaCATGGGCCTCTTAAATTTGCTTTGCTGAATGTTTTTATAAGACATCTCAgatggaatttgtaaaaatctctCAAAGCTAGGAAATGAAGTCAAGAACTTGCTACCAGATTTCACCTGTAGTATCCACAGATTTGAGTGAGTTCCCCTCTTCTTGAAGTCCTAAAATTTTATAAGGCCCTCTTCTGATTTGATAACACTCCCCACATGACTCATAACATTTCAAATAAATCTAATAATCTGTAGTGCCTATGtttacaaatagaaagaaaacaaatattttgagACTTTTCTGAGGGTCTGCTAggaaatgtgaaaagacaagTTTTACACGTGAAGATATCACACAGGATTACATTTTGAGAGGTTTTAAGATTTGGTTAAATAGAATCACAGGTCATAGAGAAAAATagttggctatttttttttatttatataaccaaagtgacaa from the Loxodonta africana isolate mLoxAfr1 chromosome 7, mLoxAfr1.hap2, whole genome shotgun sequence genome contains:
- the LOC135231729 gene encoding prostate and testis expressed protein 14-like; the encoded protein is MGKHLLLLLLNLSLLLGFLQALYCQKCAYVKPDGSCLGQRTACRAPDQGECLLKKYYDGNSVVFGFQDCRLMCHNVTIRRRVLLAVTSCCKDRDFCNAFHRL